TTCAGTTTGAATGAATATAAACCCAATACCAGCTTTGTAAAATTGCATTTTACACCCacgaacatacacacagagcggACCTGGAGACAGTGATGTTCTTCAGTTATTTTATCTACCTGCTCAAACGTGGTAGACCAGTTAGAAATACACTGAAGGAACTGACGTCTCTACTCTTTCTTTTGTAGTGTCACCGAAAAACCAGAGAAAACCCAAATAATGGATATGGTAAGTAGACTATTATGTCTTAATCCCAAATGTAAAATTAGATGTCTCCACTAGTCATTAAACACAAGAATCCTTTTAACGATTAAAGGAGTGTTCAGGTTTTGGTAGGACTTGACTACacaaaaatgaagacaaaaaTAACATTTTTATATTGTCCTTGTTccccacagccagacagcccagAGCAAGCCAGTGATCCTGAaagtgatgaggatgatgaaccCGAGCAAAGGTCTGCCTATCACAAATTGCTGTCAACCCTTTGCCCTTCTACCAACAAGGATGAAAGTGAAGATGAgagtgaggatgatgaagaggaggatgatgagcaACTTGGTGAAGGCAAGTTGTTTAAATGCTTCCCTGACCATACAACTTGTTGAACCCAGAGCAATTGTATTAGCTTTTTGTTTCAATAACATCCTGGCATAAATAATATTCGACATGATTAATACAATACCTTGCATAGTATTCATATCTGATTCTTGCCCcaaaggagagagtgatggagagagtgagcttAATGCTGAGGATGAGGAGCATCAGGACGGAGATGTTGATCTGAATTTAGCATCAGGTGAGGCAGAGagcgaagaagaggaggggcagaATGGTGATGGTCAGGCTGCTGAAGGGGCGGAAACAACGGCAGGAGACGAGTTCACAGACAAGGCGCACGAAACCCAGTTTTGTCTGGAGACTAACTTctcaggggagggagagcaagagagcccTGCTGAGCAGGAGAGCATTACCAAGCAGCAACATGAAGGTAAGCAACCTTTGGGCTTCTAAACCAATTTGAAACAAATTATGGTTATGGTTTGGTATAATGAAAAGGTATTTAATAAACGTGTATGTTGCACTCTACCATGATGATGCCATGATAAGGCTTCCAAATAAACCATAGTTTGAAGATGAATGCGAGGACTTGAACCTGCTTCTTCACTGACAGAACATTTTGTTTTCAGACAATTGTATGCAGCATTTCTACACAGAGCTTAGTGAGGAGGATGTGAAGAAAATAACTTTAGGTACCAAGACCAAGATTCAGATTAAGGTACAGTCTGCACATGTTAGtaaatgtgtttatgtatatGAACAATTTGAGTGCCAGTCATGTCTACCTAACCATCAAGTCTCCAAACCTCCACTTTCTCCACACAGTGGCCAAGATTGGGCACCCTCTTGTGTTCTACACCACACAATATGTTTGGCCATATTGGCCAAGACAGATGTGAAATCCCCCTGGCCCTTCACAAAGTCCTGGAGCCCAACTGGAGATTACTAAACCAGGCCTCCAACCCCGACGGGGCGCCAGAGGAGGTGAGCGCACTTCAACTGGAACTGCTTGCCCTCATGGATTCCTACAGGGACGTTTACTTTCCAGAGAGTTCTCCACTGAGCGAGGGTCGACAAGTACAGAGTTCCTACTGCCTTCATGCCCTCAACCATGTGCTGAAGGCAAACTCCCGCGTCCTTGCTCACAATGCCCAGTTAAGGGAGCGCCAAACAAAGACGACACCTGGGGCCGAACCCCAGGATGAGCCCAGGGATCAGGGCCTGACCCGGCCCAAGGTTAGACCACACCACTGACTTCATCTCTTACTATTTGTGTAGACTTGACATTTGTGTCGTAAAACAGCCTTCCGATCCGTTTGAACCACATTAAGTCTAAACAGGAGTCCATTGGGCTCTGTCTAAACCTCCCACATGGCTCTGTGCAGGTTCTGATCCTGGTTCCTTTCCGGGACGCAGCCTTGCGGGTGGTCCAGACTCTCATCAGCCTCTTGGAGACCAAGGGGAGGAAGATGGACGTCAGCAACAAGAAGAGGTTTAAGGATGAGTTtggggaggagccaggggacACGCCCCCCAACCTTGTCCGTCCGGAGGACTATCACGCCATCTTCTCGGGGAACGTGGATGACCACTTCAAGATAGGTCCGCCGACAAACGTCTCTGTAATCTCACATGGTCATAAAATGCTATGACtctattgtttattttttaatagATCTCCAAATGCAAAGTCCCCTTTTACCACCATTGAAGATCTTGATAACTGTGTTTTGATCAGTCAGTGTGTAGTGAACTCAATGTAATTGACCTTCCTCACCATCGCCTCTGTGTCTggtaactggcaacctttgacCCCCGACTAGGCGTTTCAATCCTTAGGAGAAGCATACGGCTCTACGCTCCCTTCTACTCTTCCGACATCATCATCGCCTCGCCACTGGGCCTACGCACCGTTCTGGGGGCAGAGGGCGAGTCCAAGCGAGACTttgacttcctgtcctccaTTGAGCTGCTGGTGGTGGACCAGGCCGACATCTTCCTCATGCAGAATTGGGAGCACCTGTTGGTAGGAGTTTTCCCCCTCATTACTAGACCTCACCTGCTTGAATCAAATGAGGTCATCTTCAACCTCTTAAATCATttcagcatgtgaaaaaactgTAATCATATTCCTGCATCAGAGTAGTCATCTTTCTGTTGCCACAGGCATGTTTTTCTTTGAGCCGCCTCTTATCTCAAGGATCTCATGGATAGCTTTGAGAGAAGCTAACGACATCCCATAACCTGTTTTTAGCATGTGTTGAAGCACCTGAACCTGCAGCCTTCGGACTCCCATGGGGTGGACTTCTCCCGTGTGCGGATGTCCAACCTGAACAACTGGGCCAAGTACTACCGCCAGACACTGGTCTTCAGCACCATCCAGGACCCACAgatcaacaacattctcacaaaGCACTGCTTCAACTACCACGGCCAGGTAAGAAACCCATTTACCGATTACACTTTCCAAACATACTCAAGCTAGGTGGTCCACGATCTGTGTAAGGCTCTTAAATCTTTTcctttttattatttaattctTGAGATATTTTTGAGATATGGTTAATTTGTTAACGTATTTTTCCAGATTGCCATCAAGAATGTTCCCAGAACGGGCTCGATATGCCAGGTCCTGCTCCAACTCCCTCATGTGTTCCAGGTGATCCCTGCGGACAGCTTCATGGATCAGGATGCAAGGTATGAACCATAGGGATGCTATGGAATTCATCACAAGCAACATACACACCCTAAGGGTGTGATCATTCTCCCTCTTGTCTAACGTTGTTGTCAAATGGGCAATGCTCTGGGCATTTGGGATTTTTCATGCCATATAAGATGCTTTTGCGTAGTCTCCGCAAAGTTTGCAACGGAGTAGGCGTTGAGTTATGGGTGTGGTAGGAAGAGGTATCGGCGCAGTGCTGCTCCTCCCATATGTGCTCTTCATCAGCGATTTCTTACACAACATAATTTCCTAAACCACAATTGCAATGAAGACCATCAATCATTTAGTCAATCCAGCATGTTTATTTATAGAGCAATATGCAATCTATGTACATTTCAAGAGTTTCCATTGAAGACCTTGCTTTAATTGATACGGGCATTGGCGGGTGACTCCTGTCATTAAATACAAACTTACAAGGACATTCATTTGTTAATCTTTTAAcattctgttttcttttcagGTTTCAGTTCTTTGTGGACAAGGTCTTCCCACAGTTCAGGGATTCGGTCATGTCCCACACCCTGATCTACGTCCCATCCTACTTCGACTATGTCCGACTGCGAAATTAcatgaagaaggaggaggttaACTTTTCTAGCATCTGTGAGTACTCCACCAAGTCAGAGGTGTCCCGAGCCAGGCACTTCTTCcagaagggagagaagcagtTCCTCCTCTTCACTGAACGTTTCCACTTCTACAAGAGGTAAATATCTAGTGTTAGACAGTACTGTTATTATGATGTCATACAATATGGCGGTAATAACAGCAATGCTCTGTTCTACTCTGCTCTTATCCTTCTCCACGCCCTACCTTAGATACACCATCAAGGGGATCCAGAACCTGATTTACTATGGGCTGCCAACCTACCCACACTTCTACAGTGAGGTGTGTAACATGCTGCaagctgggggtggaggagaggaggccagctgGACATGCACAGCTCTGTACTCCCGCTACGACGCCCAGCGCCTAGCCGCCATTACAGGGGCTCAGAGGGCCGCTCAGATGTTGCAGTCCCAGAAGGCTGTTCACCTTTTTATcactggagaggaggacaaagtcTCGTGACATCTTTGAGATGGGGAGGGACACGAGGTGGGGGAACTGAGATAATAGTGAAAAATACTTTCACGGTTTTCATATTTAATAAACTGTAAATGGTATTGATTTATATCTGTTAGGCCCAGATTCTGTCTGGATACTGGTAATCCATTTCCTAAATTCACTGTTTTAAGGTTGTGTAATGTATGTCTTTCTCCTGTTCGTTTTCTGCTTTGTCACGAAACCATTGTTCATAAAAAATGCCAACAGATATATAACGTGTTACTGTTTCCATTCCTGAATATGCCCTTGCAAATGTTGTACATTACATTACCTCATCATAATCCAGGTCAGTGTCACTCTTTCCACGCCTGAAAAGAAAATACCTTGTAGTTTGCCATTCTAAGGATTGTAAACTGAAGTTCATCATTGCCTAAGTCACTGCTAAACAATTAAAGCTGATGTGGCATACATTTTGTAGTGAGAAAACTGACTGACTAAATGTTGTCTGATTTCGGATGtgttgattacatttacatatttttacatttacatgtagtcatttagcagacgctaagagcgacttacagtaagtatagggacattcccccgaggcaagtagggtgaagtgccttgcccaggaacacagcgtcatttgcacggccgggaatcgaaccagtgaccttctgattactagcccgattctctaaccgctcagccacctgactccacctgactcGTGACTTATTAGTattttattgttttcttttctttttagtaATTAAATATTGTCAAAGCTGACAGATTAATCAAAGCAATACATACTCAATAGAATTGTACCTAAAGGAAAAATAATATGCGGAATCTTTCAAATGAATGACTGACTAAGAGGCAGTTTACCAAAAAGGTCAGCGCGAGTGTTCAAGTTGATTGTTTTTCAATTGAGCACGTGAT
The Osmerus mordax isolate fOsmMor3 chromosome 9, fOsmMor3.pri, whole genome shotgun sequence genome window above contains:
- the utp25 gene encoding U3 small nucleolar RNA-associated protein 25 homolog, producing MGKRRQNNELFKSLSKKHKKHLKEFGEEHPFHDIVTEKPEKTQIMDMPDSPEQASDPESDEDDEPEQRSAYHKLLSTLCPSTNKDESEDESEDDEEEDDEQLGEGESDGESELNAEDEEHQDGDVDLNLASGEAESEEEEGQNGDGQAAEGAETTAGDEFTDKAHETQFCLETNFSGEGEQESPAEQESITKQQHEDNCMQHFYTELSEEDVKKITLGTKTKIQIKWPRLGTLLCSTPHNMFGHIGQDRCEIPLALHKVLEPNWRLLNQASNPDGAPEEVSALQLELLALMDSYRDVYFPESSPLSEGRQVQSSYCLHALNHVLKANSRVLAHNAQLRERQTKTTPGAEPQDEPRDQGLTRPKVLILVPFRDAALRVVQTLISLLETKGRKMDVSNKKRFKDEFGEEPGDTPPNLVRPEDYHAIFSGNVDDHFKIGVSILRRSIRLYAPFYSSDIIIASPLGLRTVLGAEGESKRDFDFLSSIELLVVDQADIFLMQNWEHLLHVLKHLNLQPSDSHGVDFSRVRMSNLNNWAKYYRQTLVFSTIQDPQINNILTKHCFNYHGQIAIKNVPRTGSICQVLLQLPHVFQVIPADSFMDQDARFQFFVDKVFPQFRDSVMSHTLIYVPSYFDYVRLRNYMKKEEVNFSSICEYSTKSEVSRARHFFQKGEKQFLLFTERFHFYKRYTIKGIQNLIYYGLPTYPHFYSEVCNMLQAGGGGEEASWTCTALYSRYDAQRLAAITGAQRAAQMLQSQKAVHLFITGEEDKVS